One part of the Terrimicrobium sacchariphilum genome encodes these proteins:
- the recG gene encoding ATP-dependent DNA helicase RecG has translation MSTLLPPDTKLADMEWVPRNRLPALHRLGLVTLADLLGHYPRRYEDRTRFDRFPDQEQPASVCLHGIVAHTAMKFLPGRRRMFEIIMENSASGILSQPITCRWFNMQFVQKMISTGDQIVVYGRPKRRGRLIVIDHPEFEVIDEEASHSVHMRNITPVYPAGDGVPVRSLREMIHRAIESTDLEEIPSLIPDASHQKAGALRAIHFPESEHARITAHDFLVREEFFAIQLLIHARRAEWLLLPGAAKQSEGKLLGQLLDRLPFALTDSQTQVIEEIRRDLASPRRMNRLLQGDVGAGKTLVALAAMLHTVEAGWQAAIMAPTQILAEQHHLGFKRLLEPLGIDVVLRTGSRKEVARPLPLFGSKPTIVVGTHALLYEGSEFNNLGLVVIDEQHKFGVLQRTRLIERGDTPDVLVMTATPIPRTLTQTLYGDLDVSILKHKPANRGVIQTAVRPSTKMPDVVEFVRKHLGNGRQVYVVYPLVEESDKLSAKAATAEIERWQSHLAPAEVALLHGRMSPEEKESVMSAFRDGRTKVLIATTVIEVGVDVPNANMMIVENAERFGLAQLHQLRGRIGRGEHKSYCILLHDPKAPEDALEKLQVLEETSDGFLIAEADLRLRGPGDLLGTAQTGLPPVKIGDIFRDRDLMDEARDLAESILKADPLLQAPTNRHLARHLARSAAKLAAASG, from the coding sequence TTGAGCACACTTCTTCCGCCGGACACAAAATTGGCCGACATGGAATGGGTGCCTCGCAACCGGCTCCCCGCCCTGCACCGCCTCGGCCTGGTCACCCTTGCCGACCTCCTCGGGCATTACCCGCGCCGCTACGAGGATCGTACGCGGTTTGATCGTTTCCCCGATCAGGAGCAACCTGCTTCGGTCTGTCTCCACGGTATCGTGGCCCACACGGCGATGAAGTTCCTTCCGGGCCGCCGCCGCATGTTCGAGATCATCATGGAAAACTCGGCCAGCGGCATCCTGAGCCAGCCGATCACCTGCCGCTGGTTCAACATGCAGTTTGTGCAGAAGATGATCTCCACGGGAGATCAGATCGTCGTGTACGGACGTCCGAAGAGACGCGGTCGGCTCATCGTCATCGATCACCCGGAGTTTGAGGTTATCGACGAGGAGGCGTCCCACTCGGTCCACATGCGCAATATCACGCCCGTCTACCCGGCTGGCGACGGCGTACCAGTCCGCTCCCTGCGCGAGATGATCCACCGGGCCATTGAGTCGACCGACCTCGAGGAGATTCCCTCTCTCATCCCCGATGCCTCCCATCAAAAGGCGGGCGCCCTGCGCGCAATCCACTTTCCGGAGTCCGAGCACGCCCGCATCACGGCCCACGATTTCCTGGTTCGCGAGGAGTTCTTCGCCATCCAGCTCCTGATCCATGCCCGCCGCGCGGAATGGCTTCTTTTGCCCGGTGCCGCCAAGCAGTCCGAGGGCAAGCTCCTCGGCCAGTTGCTCGATCGGCTTCCCTTTGCCCTCACGGACTCGCAGACTCAGGTCATCGAGGAGATCCGCCGCGACCTCGCCTCGCCCCGGCGCATGAATCGACTGCTCCAGGGCGACGTCGGAGCAGGCAAGACACTCGTCGCCCTCGCCGCCATGCTGCATACCGTCGAGGCTGGCTGGCAGGCCGCTATCATGGCGCCGACACAGATCCTTGCCGAGCAGCACCACCTCGGCTTCAAGCGCCTTCTTGAGCCACTTGGCATCGATGTCGTCCTGCGGACCGGCTCGCGCAAGGAGGTGGCAAGACCACTGCCGCTCTTCGGCAGCAAGCCCACCATCGTCGTCGGCACCCACGCACTGCTTTACGAGGGCAGCGAATTCAACAACCTCGGCCTCGTCGTCATCGACGAGCAGCACAAGTTTGGCGTCCTCCAGCGCACCCGCCTCATCGAGCGCGGGGACACTCCGGACGTCCTGGTCATGACCGCCACGCCGATCCCGCGTACCCTCACCCAGACTCTTTACGGGGACCTCGATGTCTCGATCCTCAAACACAAGCCTGCCAATCGCGGCGTGATCCAGACCGCCGTCCGCCCATCGACCAAGATGCCCGATGTGGTGGAGTTCGTCCGCAAGCATCTGGGCAACGGCCGACAGGTTTACGTCGTATACCCCCTCGTGGAGGAATCCGACAAACTCTCCGCCAAGGCCGCCACTGCCGAAATCGAGCGCTGGCAGTCCCACCTCGCCCCGGCTGAGGTGGCGCTTCTCCATGGTCGCATGTCGCCGGAGGAAAAAGAGTCCGTCATGTCCGCTTTCCGCGATGGTCGCACCAAGGTGCTCATTGCCACGACTGTCATCGAAGTTGGCGTCGACGTTCCCAACGCCAACATGATGATCGTCGAAAATGCCGAGCGCTTCGGCCTTGCACAGCTTCACCAACTGCGAGGTCGCATTGGTCGTGGCGAGCATAAGTCGTACTGCATCCTCCTCCACGATCCCAAGGCGCCGGAGGATGCCTTGGAGAAACTTCAGGTGCTGGAGGAGACCAGCGATGGATTTCTCATCGCCGAAGCCGACTTGCGCCTTCGCGGTCCGGGCGACCTGCTTGGTACGGCCCAGACCGGCTTGCCTCCGGTGAAAATAGGCGACATCTTTCGCGATCGTGACCTGATGGACGAGGCTCGGGATCTTGCCGAGTCCATTCTCAAAGCTGATCCCCTGCTTCAGGCTCCAACGAATCGCCATCTCGCTCGACACCTTGCCCGATCTGCCGCCAAACTCGCCGCCGCCTCAGGATAA
- the recJ gene encoding single-stranded-DNA-specific exonuclease RecJ, translating into MQRRWIFPEEIDLPTLGRLCRELGLPESVGRVLIRNGYNAPEEAADFLQPRLKNLGDPLLLGEMETAARRVLQAIQANEKVVLYGDYDVDGVASLALLKRFLTALGASVACFLPHRIEEGYGLSMSGVERCFEEHDASLLIAVDCGTNSCKEVEAIRSRGVDVLILDHHETTGARPDCIALVNPKRDGQGLGYLCSAGVVFKLAHAILKLSPRPGIDLKDYLDIVALATVADIVPLVGENRILVHRGLAQMEHSRWPGLRALMVVAGVEAPISANALGYRLGPRINASGRLGTAQESLRLLTTDDIAEASRLADSLDHQNRERQLVERQLTDEVETWVLGNFNPIRDACIVAGQRDWHHGVLGIVASRIMRRYHRPTLLIGFDESGLGKGSGRSIEGLSLVLALQQCAEHLEKFGGHEMAAGVTIQEDRFSTFRDAFHASAREMMSDDLLVPKLRVDGELPIAQVTHAFLECQSRLEPYGSANPQPVYAARGVSPISPPRILKEKHLRFDFQAGRQKVPAIFFNGAMDKLPRGPWDVAFTVERNEFNGRVDAQMQIVAIRTSVS; encoded by the coding sequence ATGCAGCGCCGTTGGATATTTCCGGAAGAAATCGATCTTCCCACCCTCGGCCGCCTGTGCCGCGAGCTCGGACTCCCGGAATCTGTCGGGCGCGTCCTCATCCGCAATGGCTACAATGCCCCCGAGGAGGCTGCCGATTTCCTTCAGCCCCGGCTGAAAAACCTGGGCGATCCCCTCCTCCTTGGCGAGATGGAAACCGCCGCCCGGCGGGTGCTCCAGGCTATTCAGGCAAATGAGAAGGTCGTTCTCTATGGCGACTATGATGTGGACGGCGTGGCCTCCCTGGCCCTCCTGAAAAGATTCCTCACCGCCCTCGGCGCCAGCGTCGCGTGCTTCCTCCCGCACCGCATCGAGGAAGGTTACGGTCTCAGCATGAGCGGGGTGGAGCGATGCTTCGAGGAGCACGATGCCAGCCTCCTCATCGCTGTCGACTGCGGAACAAATTCCTGCAAAGAGGTCGAAGCCATTCGCTCCCGCGGTGTCGACGTCCTCATCCTGGATCACCATGAGACTACCGGCGCTCGCCCCGATTGCATTGCGCTGGTCAATCCCAAGCGCGATGGTCAGGGCCTCGGCTATCTGTGCAGCGCGGGTGTCGTCTTCAAGCTGGCCCACGCCATCCTCAAGCTCTCGCCCCGTCCCGGCATCGACCTGAAGGACTACCTCGACATCGTGGCTCTCGCCACGGTGGCCGACATCGTCCCGCTCGTCGGGGAAAACCGTATCCTCGTTCATCGCGGCCTCGCCCAGATGGAGCATTCCCGCTGGCCTGGTCTCCGCGCCCTCATGGTCGTCGCAGGCGTGGAGGCACCCATCTCGGCCAATGCGCTCGGTTACCGTCTTGGCCCCCGCATCAATGCCTCCGGCCGTCTCGGCACCGCCCAGGAATCCCTCCGCCTCCTCACCACCGACGACATCGCGGAGGCCAGCCGCCTCGCCGACAGCCTCGATCACCAGAATCGCGAGCGCCAGTTGGTCGAGCGCCAGCTGACCGATGAGGTCGAGACTTGGGTGCTGGGCAACTTCAACCCGATCCGCGATGCCTGCATCGTGGCCGGTCAGCGCGACTGGCATCACGGCGTGCTCGGTATCGTCGCCTCGCGCATCATGCGCCGTTATCACCGCCCCACCCTCCTCATTGGCTTCGACGAGTCCGGGCTCGGCAAAGGCAGCGGTCGCAGCATCGAGGGACTTTCGCTCGTGCTCGCCCTGCAGCAATGCGCCGAGCACCTGGAAAAATTTGGCGGCCACGAGATGGCCGCTGGCGTCACGATTCAGGAAGACCGTTTCTCCACTTTCCGCGATGCTTTCCACGCCTCTGCTCGTGAAATGATGAGTGACGACCTGCTGGTTCCCAAACTCCGCGTCGATGGCGAGCTCCCCATCGCGCAGGTGACACACGCCTTTCTCGAGTGCCAGAGTCGGCTGGAGCCCTATGGCTCTGCCAATCCCCAGCCGGTTTACGCCGCCCGGGGCGTCTCACCCATTTCGCCCCCGCGCATCCTGAAGGAAAAGCACCTCCGCTTCGACTTCCAGGCAGGCCGACAGAAGGTCCCGGCGATTTTCTTCAATGGCGCGATGGATAAACTCCCGCGTGGGCCCTGGGATGTCGCCTTCACGGTGGAACGAAACGAATTCAATGGCCGCGTCGATGCCCAGATGCAGATCGTCGCCATCCGCACCTCCGTCTCTTGA
- a CDS encoding 2-isopropylmalate synthase, protein MSDKVIIFDTTLRDGEQCPGASMNLREKMEVARQLERLNVDVIEAGFPVISDGDFDAVEKIATEIKGPKICGLARCVAKDIDAAGAAVKPAGERGRIHVFLATSAIHREFKLKKAEEEIIRLAVEGVTRARGLVKDVEFSPEDASRTEPEFLARVVQAVIEAGATTVNIPDTVGFAVPDQYASLIGYLRSNVRNIDDAIISVHCHDDLGLAVANSLAAVKAGARQVEGTFNGIGERAGNCALEEVVMAIKTRGDFYGGLHTDVVTREILKTSRIISRMSGLHVARSKAIVGENAFAHSSGIHQDGILKKRETYEIMDPEEVGWGGTELPLTKHSGSHAMKVRLEHLGFHLSDAQLKVVYDRFKDVGDKKKFVYDDDLAALVEDSMTSDSETYTLDYIHVTSGSTTVPTATVRLKKGGETLQDSSPGNGAVDAAMQAIDRIVKRHGHLAQYSVEAVTQGRDSLGEVTLKVDFGNGDLITGKGASTDVIEASARAYVNAVNRTELLQGRKAAVAAAPI, encoded by the coding sequence ATGTCAGACAAAGTTATCATCTTCGACACGACGTTGCGCGACGGCGAACAGTGCCCCGGCGCCAGCATGAACCTGCGCGAGAAAATGGAGGTCGCTCGTCAGCTCGAGCGCCTCAACGTCGACGTGATCGAGGCCGGCTTCCCCGTCATCAGCGACGGAGACTTCGATGCGGTCGAAAAGATCGCCACGGAAATCAAAGGCCCGAAAATCTGCGGCCTGGCCCGATGTGTGGCCAAAGACATCGACGCGGCAGGTGCTGCGGTGAAGCCCGCGGGTGAACGTGGACGCATCCACGTCTTCCTGGCGACCTCGGCGATTCATCGTGAGTTCAAGCTGAAGAAGGCGGAGGAGGAGATCATTCGCCTGGCTGTCGAGGGCGTTACTCGTGCCCGTGGCTTGGTCAAGGACGTTGAGTTCTCGCCCGAGGATGCCTCCCGCACGGAGCCGGAATTCCTGGCCCGCGTGGTGCAGGCTGTGATTGAGGCCGGGGCGACGACGGTGAATATTCCCGATACCGTCGGTTTTGCGGTGCCGGACCAATATGCGTCCTTGATCGGCTATCTGCGTTCCAACGTGCGCAACATCGACGATGCCATCATCAGCGTGCATTGCCACGATGACCTGGGCCTGGCAGTGGCAAACTCCCTGGCAGCGGTGAAGGCTGGGGCGCGTCAGGTGGAGGGAACCTTCAACGGCATCGGCGAGCGCGCGGGCAACTGCGCCCTGGAGGAAGTCGTGATGGCGATCAAGACGCGCGGCGATTTCTATGGCGGTCTGCACACGGATGTCGTGACCCGCGAGATTTTGAAAACCTCGCGCATCATCAGCCGCATGAGCGGTCTGCATGTCGCGCGCAGCAAGGCCATCGTCGGTGAGAACGCCTTTGCCCACAGCTCCGGCATTCACCAGGACGGCATCCTGAAGAAGCGCGAGACCTACGAGATCATGGATCCCGAGGAGGTCGGGTGGGGTGGAACAGAATTGCCCCTGACCAAGCACAGCGGCAGCCATGCCATGAAGGTGCGCCTGGAGCATCTGGGTTTTCACCTGAGCGATGCGCAATTGAAGGTGGTCTACGATCGCTTCAAGGACGTCGGAGACAAAAAGAAATTCGTCTACGATGACGACTTGGCCGCGTTGGTGGAGGATTCCATGACCTCGGACAGCGAGACATACACGCTCGACTATATCCACGTCACCAGTGGCAGCACGACCGTGCCGACCGCGACCGTGCGCCTGAAAAAGGGTGGCGAGACCTTGCAGGATTCCAGCCCGGGCAACGGAGCCGTCGACGCCGCGATGCAAGCCATCGACCGCATCGTGAAGCGCCACGGCCATCTCGCGCAGTACAGCGTCGAGGCCGTGACCCAGGGGCGTGATTCCCTGGGTGAGGTGACGCTGAAGGTGGACTTTGGCAATGGCGACCTGATCACCGGCAAGGGGGCGAGCACCGATGTTATCGAGGCCAGCGCCCGCGCCTATGTCAACGCGGTCAACCGCACTGAACTGCTCCAGGGCCGTAAAGCCGCTGTAGCCGCCGCTCCGATTTAG
- a CDS encoding prolyl oligopeptidase family serine peptidase: MSPIGCLFFLLPALCPALSQQTPDPLNPDYTAQPFEDWERKFADFTFHKFEEDGHVLPYRLYSPDSMEPGKTYPLVIFMHGAGERGIDNRIQLRNFRSTVEFWKKYPCFVIAPLCPRRDQAPEGVWVETQFGSSVGHTMKEQPTWPLHLALDAIDQFIATHPVDRQRIYVTGLSMGGFATWEILQRRGEMIAAAAPVCGGADTAFAGKLTSIPIWATHGDADDIVPVSRSRDIVAAIKAAGGNPKYTEFPGVKHDAWTPTYSNPDIWDWMFSQSKN, translated from the coding sequence ATGTCCCCGATTGGCTGCCTCTTCTTCCTATTGCCGGCGTTATGCCCTGCACTTTCCCAGCAGACGCCTGACCCGCTGAATCCCGACTACACCGCGCAGCCCTTTGAGGATTGGGAAAGAAAGTTCGCGGATTTCACCTTTCACAAGTTTGAGGAGGATGGGCACGTCCTACCTTATCGACTCTACTCGCCGGATTCCATGGAACCGGGCAAGACGTACCCGCTGGTAATCTTCATGCATGGAGCGGGCGAGCGCGGCATCGACAACCGGATTCAGCTTCGAAATTTCAGGTCGACGGTGGAATTCTGGAAAAAGTACCCCTGCTTCGTTATCGCCCCTCTCTGTCCCCGGCGCGATCAGGCGCCCGAGGGGGTATGGGTCGAAACACAATTCGGCAGCAGCGTCGGTCATACCATGAAGGAGCAGCCAACGTGGCCGCTGCATCTCGCCCTCGATGCGATTGATCAATTCATCGCGACTCATCCCGTGGATCGCCAGCGCATCTATGTCACCGGACTCTCCATGGGGGGCTTTGCCACCTGGGAGATCTTGCAGCGCCGGGGAGAGATGATCGCCGCCGCGGCCCCCGTCTGCGGAGGAGCCGATACAGCCTTCGCCGGAAAACTCACCTCCATCCCGATCTGGGCTACCCACGGCGATGCCGATGACATCGTTCCCGTCAGCCGCTCCCGCGACATCGTCGCCGCGATCAAGGCTGCCGGGGGAAATCCCAAATACACGGAGTTCCCCGGCGTGAAACACGATGCGTGGACCCCCACTTACTCCAATCCCGATATCTGGGACTGGATGTTCTCGCAATCGAAGAACTGA
- a CDS encoding S1C family serine protease, with translation MNSSFSPMRRFSFTIAALLALVPALHSAATHPNQPAATPPPVSSEVTAASLVRVNSTNQSYDFFRPWNKKAPYFRKGLGVVVEKNRILVTAELVTNSTYIELEDPVTNARVAGQVITVDYDSNLALLAPSDENFLKNARPLALDKDAVVGDHIELLQLETNGLVAQTPGTITTIAVAPYPLGQLALLTFRISSPIQSRDSSFTIPAVRDGALVGLLMRYDSRSQTADIIPAPVIGHFLADAAQATYQGFPRIGLGYSPTRDPQLRRYVGLKDDGGVYVTAVRPGGAADKAGLKRGDVILAVAGRAINQDGEFDHPLYGKLTFSHLTSTDAKVGDKVDFVVLRDGQKQTIPVTLEPVDRSSIVSDPYIFDKQPRYLVVGGLVFQELSRPYLQEWGANWPKEAPQRLVALDAFQDEDNTADRGKVVFLSQVFPTASALGYQDLEHLVVSKVNDVPIKSLNDLAKAIANPKNGFHKIEFDDDPPIIYLDAAESEKSDAQIRQEYGIPELKNLN, from the coding sequence ATGAACAGCAGCTTTAGTCCCATGCGCCGGTTTTCCTTCACCATCGCCGCGCTTCTCGCGCTCGTCCCCGCTCTCCACTCCGCAGCCACTCACCCGAACCAGCCGGCGGCAACTCCTCCACCTGTGTCCTCAGAGGTCACTGCCGCATCGCTGGTCCGCGTCAACTCGACCAACCAGTCCTACGACTTCTTCCGCCCCTGGAACAAAAAGGCCCCCTATTTTCGTAAAGGCCTCGGCGTCGTAGTGGAAAAGAATCGCATCCTCGTCACGGCGGAACTCGTCACCAATAGCACCTACATCGAGCTGGAGGATCCCGTCACCAATGCCCGGGTGGCAGGCCAGGTCATCACCGTCGACTACGACAGCAACCTCGCTCTCCTTGCCCCATCCGACGAAAACTTCCTGAAAAACGCCAGGCCCCTTGCATTGGACAAGGATGCCGTGGTGGGTGATCACATTGAGCTGCTTCAACTGGAAACCAACGGCCTCGTCGCCCAGACCCCTGGCACCATCACGACCATTGCCGTCGCTCCGTATCCGCTCGGTCAGTTGGCATTGCTCACCTTTCGTATCAGCTCTCCCATCCAGAGCCGCGATAGCAGCTTCACGATCCCCGCCGTGCGCGATGGCGCTCTCGTCGGTCTGCTTATGCGTTATGATTCCCGCAGCCAGACGGCGGATATCATTCCTGCGCCGGTTATCGGACACTTCCTCGCCGACGCCGCCCAGGCCACGTACCAGGGCTTCCCTCGCATTGGTCTGGGCTATTCGCCCACTCGCGACCCACAACTCCGCCGTTATGTGGGGCTGAAGGACGATGGCGGCGTCTATGTGACCGCCGTCCGCCCCGGAGGCGCCGCCGACAAGGCAGGCCTCAAACGCGGCGATGTTATTCTGGCCGTAGCTGGCAGGGCGATCAATCAGGACGGCGAGTTCGATCACCCGCTTTACGGCAAACTGACGTTCAGCCATCTCACGAGCACTGACGCAAAGGTCGGAGACAAGGTCGACTTCGTCGTCCTGCGCGACGGCCAGAAGCAAACGATCCCCGTCACGCTGGAGCCGGTCGATCGCAGCAGCATCGTCAGCGACCCATATATCTTCGACAAACAACCTCGCTATCTCGTGGTCGGCGGATTGGTTTTCCAGGAACTCTCCCGCCCCTATCTCCAGGAGTGGGGTGCCAACTGGCCTAAGGAAGCCCCTCAGCGCCTCGTCGCTCTCGACGCCTTCCAGGATGAAGATAATACTGCCGATCGCGGCAAGGTGGTCTTCCTCAGCCAGGTCTTCCCGACTGCCAGTGCCCTCGGTTACCAGGACCTCGAGCATCTCGTCGTCAGCAAGGTCAATGATGTGCCAATCAAAAGCCTGAACGACCTTGCCAAGGCCATCGCCAATCCCAAGAACGGCTTCCACAAGATCGAGTTCGACGACGATCCGCCGATCATCTATCTCGACGCAGCCGAGTCCGAAAAATCCGACGCCCAGATCCGACAGGAATACGGCATCCCGGAGTTGAAGAATCTGAACTAG
- a CDS encoding S1C family serine protease, translating into MSRRCFWVLCLLLAPFACLPAARVADSLVRIQATSQDPNYRVPWAGGNVISGVGAGFIIDNNRIMTNAHVVSNSRFLLVSKEGDPKPYLARVLFIAHDCDLALLTVDDPNFFKGTTALTFGGIPAIESTVSVYGYPIGGDRLSVTRGIVSRIDFQPYTHSGVDSHLTIQIDAAINPGNSGGPVLQDGKVVGVAFQGYSGDVAQNVGYMIPTPVVRRFLKDIEDGRYDKYVDLSLSYHSLHNPAMRRALGLSDEDTGVVVGDVFGGGNSDGVLKTGDVLLAIDGLPIASDGTVKMDSGDPVEMAEVVERKFRGEKVKFHILRDGKEEDVTVPLTHSWPFTLQANAYDEKPRFVVFGGLVFQPVDANFMREHDPADLRLRYYFDHFISDHLYRDRQEIITLSSILADPVNAYSGEFRYNIVDTINGQKIRKLDDLAEALKKPADYYVIEMVGQGRPLVLEKQAVDQARERVRARYGVVNEQQL; encoded by the coding sequence ATGTCCCGTCGTTGCTTTTGGGTGCTCTGCCTGCTGCTGGCACCCTTTGCGTGCCTGCCCGCCGCACGAGTCGCCGATAGCCTGGTTCGTATCCAAGCCACCTCCCAAGACCCCAACTACCGGGTCCCGTGGGCCGGGGGCAACGTCATCAGCGGCGTTGGCGCAGGTTTCATTATCGATAACAACCGGATCATGACCAACGCGCACGTGGTCAGCAACAGCCGGTTCCTCCTTGTCTCCAAGGAGGGCGATCCCAAGCCCTACCTCGCTCGAGTCCTCTTCATCGCTCACGACTGCGATCTCGCTCTGCTCACCGTGGATGATCCGAACTTCTTCAAGGGAACGACCGCCCTCACTTTCGGCGGCATCCCGGCCATCGAGTCGACCGTTTCCGTCTACGGCTATCCGATCGGCGGTGACCGTCTTTCGGTCACACGAGGCATCGTCTCACGCATCGACTTCCAACCCTACACGCACTCCGGCGTGGACTCGCATCTCACGATTCAGATCGATGCCGCCATCAACCCCGGCAACAGCGGCGGCCCCGTCCTCCAGGATGGCAAGGTCGTCGGCGTGGCCTTCCAGGGATACAGCGGCGACGTCGCTCAGAATGTTGGCTACATGATTCCGACCCCGGTCGTCCGGCGCTTCCTGAAAGATATCGAGGACGGACGTTACGACAAATACGTCGATCTGAGCCTGAGCTATCACTCGCTTCACAATCCCGCCATGCGCCGTGCCCTCGGTCTCAGCGACGAGGACACAGGCGTCGTCGTGGGCGATGTCTTTGGGGGCGGCAATAGTGATGGTGTCCTCAAAACCGGAGATGTCCTCCTCGCGATTGACGGCCTGCCGATCGCGAGTGATGGCACGGTCAAGATGGACTCCGGCGATCCAGTCGAGATGGCAGAAGTCGTCGAGCGCAAGTTCCGCGGGGAAAAGGTGAAATTTCACATCCTTCGTGACGGCAAGGAAGAAGACGTCACCGTTCCCCTCACCCACTCGTGGCCCTTTACCCTTCAGGCCAACGCCTATGATGAAAAGCCGCGCTTCGTCGTCTTTGGCGGACTCGTTTTCCAGCCGGTCGACGCGAATTTTATGCGCGAGCACGATCCTGCCGACCTCCGTCTCCGCTACTACTTCGACCATTTCATTTCCGATCACCTCTATCGTGACCGGCAGGAGATCATCACTCTCAGTTCGATCCTTGCCGACCCGGTGAATGCCTACTCGGGGGAGTTCCGCTACAACATCGTCGACACCATCAACGGCCAGAAAATCCGCAAGCTCGACGACCTTGCTGAGGCCCTTAAGAAACCAGCCGATTACTATGTCATCGAGATGGTCGGACAGGGCCGTCCGCTCGTCCTGGAAAAGCAGGCCGTCGATCAGGCCCGCGAACGCGTCCGCGCCCGCTACGGAGTCGTCAATGAACAGCAGCTTTAG
- a CDS encoding carbohydrate porin, which produces MTLFTATAGSDTSTSLKNPPFWDIPAWVNQEFGTMKDAGVKPFITYFGVFQGNPIGGLDQSAAWSQELTFGATLDLEKLLKVPGASMVISGADAAGSNISDDIGNIFTASQAYVTPTMMFYELYWQQSFLDNALQFRLGRITAGDTFATLPAFGLQVNGGINGNPLTVFLNSEFTASPNATWGAYAKYTPTSDTYVSAGIYQATERLGLTAYHGLDFSIRSGDGILLLGEVGWTPTLGQSPVPSGKDAKSVTPSVSSAPSGLPGTYVAGLYYSNLPEDEFLGDGTQQNSYGFYALAQQMIWRNPANPNISFSLWGGATGNPQPEIATMPVMGFAGAIWQGLIPGRDQDQTLFSFLVGGWSSDYADAYATLGFGRPTTESVLEWSYLIQLTPNLTVQPDIQYVLRPGGTGNIGDALILGVQVGASF; this is translated from the coding sequence ATGACCCTGTTCACCGCCACAGCTGGGTCGGATACGTCCACATCGCTGAAGAATCCCCCCTTCTGGGACATTCCGGCATGGGTAAATCAAGAGTTCGGGACGATGAAGGATGCGGGCGTGAAGCCATTTATCACCTATTTCGGCGTATTCCAGGGAAACCCCATCGGAGGCCTCGATCAATCCGCCGCCTGGTCGCAGGAGCTCACCTTCGGAGCGACGCTGGATTTGGAAAAACTCCTCAAGGTGCCCGGTGCCTCGATGGTGATCTCCGGAGCAGATGCCGCAGGCAGCAACATCTCCGACGATATTGGCAACATCTTCACCGCCTCCCAGGCATACGTCACACCCACGATGATGTTTTACGAACTCTACTGGCAGCAGTCGTTTCTCGACAATGCCCTCCAGTTCCGCCTCGGCCGCATCACCGCTGGCGACACCTTTGCCACGCTTCCCGCCTTCGGGCTCCAGGTCAACGGAGGCATCAACGGCAATCCTCTCACCGTTTTCCTGAACTCGGAGTTCACCGCCTCTCCGAATGCGACCTGGGGCGCCTATGCAAAATACACCCCCACCTCAGACACCTATGTCTCCGCCGGAATCTACCAGGCGACGGAACGCCTCGGTCTCACCGCCTATCACGGCCTGGATTTCTCCATCCGCTCCGGTGACGGCATACTCCTCCTCGGCGAGGTGGGGTGGACCCCGACCCTTGGTCAGTCCCCAGTCCCCTCCGGGAAGGATGCCAAATCCGTGACGCCCTCCGTCTCAAGTGCTCCCTCCGGGCTACCCGGCACCTATGTTGCAGGTCTCTATTATTCCAACCTGCCCGAGGACGAGTTTCTCGGAGACGGCACACAGCAAAACTCCTACGGGTTTTACGCCCTCGCCCAGCAGATGATCTGGCGCAACCCAGCCAATCCGAATATCAGTTTCTCGCTGTGGGGAGGAGCCACCGGCAATCCCCAGCCTGAAATCGCCACCATGCCCGTAATGGGATTTGCCGGAGCGATCTGGCAGGGACTCATTCCCGGCCGGGACCAGGATCAAACATTGTTCTCGTTCCTCGTTGGCGGCTGGAGTAGCGACTACGCGGACGCCTATGCGACGTTAGGTTTTGGTCGCCCCACCACCGAGTCGGTCCTGGAATGGAGCTACCTCATCCAATTGACCCCGAACCTCACTGTTCAGCCCGATATCCAGTACGTACTCCGTCCCGGAGGAACTGGAAATATCGGAGATGCTCTCATCCTCGGCGTCCAGGTCGGAGCTTCGTTTTAG